One region of Brassica napus cultivar Da-Ae chromosome A10, Da-Ae, whole genome shotgun sequence genomic DNA includes:
- the LOC125579018 gene encoding uncharacterized protein LOC125579018 — protein MVEVGVGNDAWDALKKSSVGVFPRLYELDFIWSAKVVHYLLTHQLVVRKNYEIWSLIDWQPIRLSLLEFGEITGLNCDMFDNGDLCKVDHKEFWAELNVCTTVGPSLNELQLVLGRCKNWSLEKRIIVGRLCILHIAIFGIAPTRRIPLECAKRVLDFEAFGRYPWGRVACKSLIHYIKCVSYDAKKSYTMEGFVYVLLIWGYEAVRVRHFFSHVDENLVPKWDGELEDENVNHLIRDILDDCVNRKAWDLVETSVTKRTKRKESIPMNVSEDSANKDKKAKPMEDCRYNADGNDTPSTAMLTMLKTLTEKVDNMNTNMATKLMAGLDAAMVRRLMS, from the exons ATGGTGGAAGTAGGAGTAGGAAACGACGCATGGGATGCACTGAAGAAGTCATCAGTTGGAGTTTTTCCTAGACTTTACGAGCTTGATTTCATATGGTCTGCAAAGGTTGTTCATTACCTCTTAACGCATCAGCTGGTAGTTAGAAAGAACTATGAGATATGGTCGTTAATTGATTGGCAGCCGATTCGTCTCTCTTTGTTAGAGTTTGGTGAGATAACTGGTTTGAATTGTGATATGTTTGATAATGGTGACCTTTGCAAAGTTGACCATAAAGAATTTTGGGCAGAACTGAATGTGTGTACAACTGTTGGTCCTAGTCTGAATGAGTTGCAGTTGGTATTGGGAAGATGCAAGAACTGGAGTCTTGAGAAAAGGATTATAGTAGGACGGTTGTGTATTTTGCATATCGCAATATTTGGCATAGCTCCTACACGTCGGATCCCGTTGGAGTGTGCAAAGCGAGTACTTGATTTTGAAGCTTTCGGGAGATATCCATGGGGTCGAGTTGCATGTAAGAGTTTGATACACTACATTAAGTGTGTCAGTTATGACGCAAAGAAATCATATACAATGGAAGGATTTGTGTACGTGCTACTCATATGGGGATATGAGGCT GTTCGTGTACGGCATTTCTTTTCACACGTTGACGAGAATTTAGTCCCTAAATGGGATGGTGAGCTTGAAGATGAAAATGTGAACCACTTGATCCGTGATATACTTGATGACTGTGTCAATCGTAAAGCATGGGATTTAGTTGAAACTTCTGTTACGAAAAGGACTAAGCGTAAAGAATCTATCCCCATGAATGTTTCAGAGGATTCAGCAAACAAGGATAAGAAGGCTAAACCTATGGAAGATTGTCGGTATAAT GCTGACGGTAATGATACGCCAAGCACTGCGATGTTGACCATGTTGAAGACTCTGACCGAAAAAGTAGACAACATGAACACCAATATGGCTACTAAATTAATGGCTGGTTTGGATGCAGCAATGGTACGAAGGTTGATGTCATAA